A stretch of DNA from Pleurocapsa minor HA4230-MV1:
GTCGGGGTGGCGGTATTCGAGCGCGATATTACGACTTGGATACCCCCTGAAAGAGGTAATCATCATTTAAGCAAATTAGTCGATCGCCTGACACCAATTCAACCAGTATTATTAGAGCCTGATTATCTTGGTGCTGTAACGAAAGTTATTACTCAGCAAACTAGACGAGCATTAGTTGTGGTAATTACAGACTTGGTAGACGTAACCGCTTCGAGTGAATTACTTAGCGCCATGATGCGTTTAGCCCCTCGCTATCTACCTTTTTGTGTCACCCTCAACGATCCGCTAGTAGCTCAAATTGCCCATGCTCATACTGACAATACCAAAGACACCTATGCCCGTGCGGTAGCTTTAGATCTTTTGGCACAGCGTCAGGTAGCTTTTGCTCAATTAAGACAAAAAGGAGTATTAGTTTTAGATGCACCTTGCGATCGCATTACAGGAGAGTTAGTCGATCGCTATCTAGAGTTAAAAGCGCGTAATTTACTCTGATTTTTACTAAAATTTAATTCACATGAAACCTATAGAGTTTATTGTATTATTTAAGTAAGGAGCTAAAGTAAGGAAATAAACTCATGGTACAAGCTCGGCTGACGGTAAAAGGACAAGTCACCATTCCTAAAAAAATTAGAGATTATTTGCAACTCGATAATGGTAGCAAAATAGATTTTGTTATTGACGAACAGGGAGATGTCAAAATAATCCCCTTAAATGTATCGGTAGAAAAGCTTTCTGGCATATTACATCGTCCAGGAATGAAATCGGCTTCTTTAACAAATATGGAACAAGCAATTATCGAGGGTGCTAGTGATTGGACTTGATACCAATGTTTTAGTCAGGTATTTAACCAAAGATGATGAAGCACAGTGGCAAAAAGCAGCAGCAATAATTAATGATGCCCAATCTTGTTTTATTGCAGATATTGTCTTATGCGAACTAGTTTGGGTTTTAAGTAGAAAACCCTATCAATACTCTAAATCAGAAATTCTCAAAGTTTTAGAGTTGATATTACAAAGTTCCAAATTTGAATTCGCCAATCGGACTATTATTTATCAAGCAATTAAGCTAACTCAGACAGGTAAAGCTAATTTTGCCGATTATCTGATTGGTGCAACTAATCGTAATTATGATTGCAGTCAAACAGTTACTTTTGACCAAAAACTAAAGGGAGAAAAATGGTATCAAGTTTTAATTTAGGATTGTTTTTTATAATTTACTTTACTACACGACCATAATTTAGTTTAATAACGCGATTAGGCTTACGCCTACCCTTCGGATCGCACTCGGTAAAATAGCGATCGTCATGACTAACAGCAATTACTGTTTTACCTCGACTTCTTAACTCAGGTATGCGATGAGTTAAAAGCAAAATTAAAGTTAGAAAATATCTCCATGACTGAAATAAGCAAAACATCCTGGACAATGACGATCGATACCAAACGTCTGATCGTTCGTCCACAGCAGGCTGATGATTATAAGTCATGGTACGCTGGATTTATGGGTAGATTGCCTAAACAACACCAGTATGACGCTGGGAAGCTAGATATGAATGGTTGCGATTCAGCTTGGTTTTCAGATTTGTGCGATCGCCACCAAGAATTGGCTTTAAAAGATGACACTTATGTCTTCGGTGTTTTTAATCGTCAAACAAATCAGCATCTGGGTAATATCGATCTCTCCACCATTCGTCGTCAGGAAAATCAATGGGCTAATTTGGGATACAGCATTCACAATCAGTATCAACGGCAAGGTTTCGGTAAAGAAGCTACTCAAGCCGTCTTGAGAGCAGGATTTGAGCAACTTAACTATCATCGCGTTGAAGCAGCAATTAATCTTGACAATTCAGTTTCTATTGCGTTTGCCGAGAGTATAAAAATGCAAAAAGAATGTATGCGTAAAGGCTTTTATTATGAACAGGAGCAGTGGAGAGATAATTTAATTTATGTGGCAATTCCCGCCGATTTTGGCTTGGAGGAAAAACCGCCAGAAGTATTATTCTCAAAATTTTCCAGCCGAAATTAAACATAACTTAAAAATCGCCATCTCCGCTTAACTACCCTCAACGTTCAGGAGGAATTTGTAACTTTAACTCCTCAATCAATGATGGGATCTGCGATTGAACTACATCCCAAACGATGTTGAGGTTAACATCATCATATTCATGAACTAGCCGATTTCGCATTCCATTGATTTCTGACCATGAGATATTGGGCAAGATCTGTCGGCTTGTTTCGGAAACTCGTCTAGCGGCTTCGGCAATCACTAAGAGCCTCCGAATCACTGAATTTTGAAGCTGCACATTTGCTAGGAACTCAGCTTTTGAACATTGAGCTGTGTAGGTCACGATCAGTTCTGCCGATTACAGCATATCAAGCAGAAATTGAAGATCCCGTTGCATAAATCACCTGGGCGGAGGAAAGAATTTCGTGACGGCGTAAGTAGTTACGGCTAGTTTCAATGCCTTGACGGGTAATCAGGTCAATGTCTCGATCAAAGATGGTTTTTAGCTCTGCTTCCATTTGGTCTAGAGTCCTAAACGTGGGGTGGGCTTCTGGATGAAATTGCACCATTACGTCAATGTCACTGTCGGGGCGGAAGTCGTCGCGCAGCACGGAACCAAATAAGGCAAATTCTGTCACCTGCCACTGATGGCAAAACTCAGCAATTTTTTCCATCGGTAGGTCGATCGCAGTAATGGTCATGTCAGTTTTACTTCCAAGGTTTCAAGTTGTTTTGTTAGTCGATCGCTATCTAGAGTTAAAAGCGCAAAATTTACGATAAATGTTACACTGTCAAGTTTAATAATGCGATCGCTAAAGCCTACTGATAAAAATTTTTATTCAACGATCATAATGCTCGTAAGCTGCAACTATTTTCTGCACTAGAGGATGACGTACCACATCAGCCTGAGTCAATTCGCAAAAAGCAATCCCCTCAACATTACGTAAAATTTTGCGAGAGACAACTAATCCTGAATCTTGACTAGAAGGTAAATCTGTCTGGGTAATATCTCCCGTCACCACCATTTTTGAGCCAAAACCCAAGCGAGTTAACACCATTTTTAGCTGTGCAGGAGTGGTATTTTGTGCTTCGTCAACAATTACAAAAGCATTTGATAAAGTACGTCCTCGCATATATGCTAGAGGGGCGACTTCAATTTTGCCTCGCTCCATTAAATCAGGAATTTTCTCAGCATCAATAAATTCATATAGGGCATCATATA
This window harbors:
- a CDS encoding nucleotidyltransferase family protein; this encodes MTITAIDLPMEKIAEFCHQWQVTEFALFGSVLRDDFRPDSDIDVMVQFHPEAHPTFRTLDQMEAELKTIFDRDIDLITRQGIETSRNYLRRHEILSSAQVIYATGSSISA
- a CDS encoding type II toxin-antitoxin system PrlF family antitoxin yields the protein MVQARLTVKGQVTIPKKIRDYLQLDNGSKIDFVIDEQGDVKIIPLNVSVEKLSGILHRPGMKSASLTNMEQAIIEGASDWT
- a CDS encoding GNAT family N-acetyltransferase, with product MTEISKTSWTMTIDTKRLIVRPQQADDYKSWYAGFMGRLPKQHQYDAGKLDMNGCDSAWFSDLCDRHQELALKDDTYVFGVFNRQTNQHLGNIDLSTIRRQENQWANLGYSIHNQYQRQGFGKEATQAVLRAGFEQLNYHRVEAAINLDNSVSIAFAESIKMQKECMRKGFYYEQEQWRDNLIYVAIPADFGLEEKPPEVLFSKFSSRN
- a CDS encoding type II toxin-antitoxin system VapC family toxin → MIGLDTNVLVRYLTKDDEAQWQKAAAIINDAQSCFIADIVLCELVWVLSRKPYQYSKSEILKVLELILQSSKFEFANRTIIYQAIKLTQTGKANFADYLIGATNRNYDCSQTVTFDQKLKGEKWYQVLI